The DNA segment ACCCTGCGGCCCCAATTTCACAATATTGGAGAACAGTCTCCACCGACAATGACAAGTGATGATGAGTTCTACACTGTAAATTGATCCGTCTTGATGTCCTTCTGGGCTCTAAGTCTCCATCGTTGAAATAGCCTGACATTGCCAGACCAATTCACAATTGCATATTAGTTTTGGAACCTCTTCCTCTAACCAAATTTCCAAGGGGAACCAACGGGGGCAGTCCAAAATGCAACATTTGGACCCAATTGGATACacaaacaaccaatcagagcaacggaACGTGTAacacatcagcggcagccatcttggctgTTTATGAAAATGCCTCAACTGCGGTCCCATAAGAAACTCCTCCTATACAGTCATCGCATCAAACCCGCCCCATGTTAGATCATCTGTTTGTATTTGCCCGGCCCGGGCCAGGTCTACCGGAAATCTGTCTGAATGGGAGGGCTGCCAGAGACATATGccatagaaaataaaacatgagcttgcagatTCGTCTGTTTCCCAGGCCATCTTTCTAATGCAACTCCAAGATGTACCCGAGTTATAGAGCGGGTAAAACTCCTTCAATCTCAGTTGATCCAGTTTGTTAGCTACCTTCCACGGCTACAGCAAGCTGTGTTTTTGTGCCAAAAGGTTTTATGTCTTGGGAACAAGGGATGCTCAGAGGAAAGTGAATCATAACAAATAagccaaaacaaaaataaactacCCTGAACGGAAATTGTAAAGGAGAAAAAACTGGCTTCATTGTTGTTGGAGAAGCCAGTATTTTGATTGATCTCCGATAAATTATCAGGGTCATTTTAATATTCAAGACAATTACAATTATTATCTATTTGAAACCTGGAACTTGGAGCTGGTCAGAAAATGTTGAATGCTATCCTTGGGGATTACTGAACAAACAAATGCATTCAATTCCAGTCAGGAATTCCAATCTACTCTAATAAACTTCCAAAAGACAGGAAGTGGAAGTGGGATTTAGAGAATGACGTTCTCTCCCCCCGGCAGAggcataaaacacacaaacaggagagacatacccccctcccaccccatccCTAAGTCTTCTAATCCCCTGCACTGTGTCCGGTTCAAAGGAAAGGCCAGGGCACATGTCAACCTCAGCAGGGATCTCGACCGCTCCGCATGAGAGCCAGTCATCTGAAGGGGCCTGTGAGCTCAACACACGCTGCAGGACGCACCGGGATGGGCCCGCAGTTCAAGAGCCCGTTGTCAAAGCACATCTCAATCAACGCGGCCGCAGTCTTTAGTGGCTGATCTTAGCTCTCTTAAGAGAGCCTAATCCAATTCTCCAGTTGAGTTACATTGCTGAAAGAGCTGATTCTCCCACCCAGGGAAGCTGTGAAACAACCAAGACCGGCATTCCAGACTCCTCATCAGCCTCATGAAGCTCACTGAGTCATCCGCTGGGATCAGTGTCAACGACGACAACCGGGAAAACAGGAATACGGGCCAATTAAATCCTACCCAAAATGAAATActcatccatacacacaccttGTTTGAAATTCTCCAGGTTGCGGAACTCGATGAGGTTGTTGCCGTAGTAATAGTTGGTGACGTAGATCTTGGAAACCTTGGCGAGCGGGTCCTTCATCCAGGCGCCCTCGTTGCGTCCGTACGAGTGCTGCTTCACCGGGGCTTCGATGGACTGCAGCGTCCCCTCGCACTCCATGATCTTCCCTGTTGGGAATGCAGAGAACACAAGGACATGAGAACACTCCAGGATCTTCCCTGGTAGGAACGCAGAAGAACACAAGAGGAACACAAGGAAATGAGAACATTCCAGGATCTTCCCTGTTGGGTACCAAGAGGAACACACGGAAATGAGAACACTCCAGGATCTTCCCTGTTAGGAACCCAGAGGAACACAAGGACATGAGAACACTCCAGGATCTTCCCAGTTGGGAACCCAGAGGAATAACGAATAAACataagaagaagaggctcaGCTCCCTAGCAGTAAGAGAGACAACTGTTTTCCATTAACGCTGCTAAGTCTTTTAAATCATCCCCATTTCACAGTCACACATCGAGAAGCCAGCGGCTGATTTGGTGTTAAGTTGGCAGCTCTCTCCTTACACGGCCTGAGGATAATAGAGCAATGATGTAATTTACAGCATGCATTGAAGCTACGGTCAGCGGGAAATTAATTAGACCTGGCCCCCATAAAGAGACGATATATGAAGCAACTAATAAAACATCCAAATCCACATCAAATCGAAAAtcgtaaaaaaagaaattgacTACTGTTGCAGGACCACAACCAAATAAATCTGATAGTCATGCTGAGAGCCATTTACATCATGAACATGCTTCCCCTCCTTAATAGGAAAGCTTTAATGGGGAGACATTGATTGAACGCTAATACACAGCTGGATGGCAAAGACATGTAAATATCATAGCAGCtctttaatgacatgtatctacTTTCACTGTAAGTCACTTTTCATAAATGCGCCTCCAAAAAAACGAAATAGTTGCTGTACACATTAATATCACACCTGTTGCTTTAAAGTTTAGAGGGCAGCTTTAAAGCCATCTCTGGTTGTTTCTGAAGCGTTTATACCTGCTCTGTGGAGGAGTGGCTGGCTGTTGTTGTCCGAGTTGTCCAGTGTCAACACTATAGTCGGTGCTGGCCTCTCTATCCTGGGGGTAGAGGAGGTGGGcaccatggtggtggtggtggaggtggtagtctttcgagtggtggtggtggtggtggaggcggtggtagtgaagggggtggtggggtcTTCATCGCTGTCCTCAGGCGGGGCTGTGTTCATCTCCAGGTTCTCCAGGACCAGCTCTGTTTCCATCTCCTCCGACTGGCTGCCTTTGATTTGGTGGACGTTGTGGGTCTTGGCGGAGTGGTCTGCAGGATggaaacacagcagcagcagggagtCAAGTCATGGGAGACAAAGTAAAGGATATCAGAGACTCAGAGCCTACGGAGATAGTTTTCATTCTAAATAAACCCGGCTTGTCCGAGGTGAACAAGATCCTTGAGGAATTCCGTGGCACCGTCATTCTCTTCAAGGGGTACGTCGTCTCCCTCCCCTGGGCTGACTCCACCACGCCTGATGGAGGGCAGTGTTTGATAGCTCCACTACATCTGCATGCACTGTGTAAACCAGCTCTGCCTCATTGCCTCACAGTCCTCCACCGCTTCCACTTCAAAGGGAAACTTATTTGCTATGCAATCCAGAGTGAATGCcagcttccccccccctctgtctctctctttctccccctgcctctactccctctacatagccactcccccccccccccccccctcaaagcACACAGCTTTAAGTTCCACAGCACCATCAACCCGTATCAAGTCTAGGAGAGAAggcagaggagacagagaaggaaaacaggaaaaaaaacactggaAGACAATTTTCAAACAACAATAAGCTCAACCCTGagtaaaataaaaagagcaACCAGCCTGTAGTTGAAGGAATGTCTTTGTAACTTATTTATTTACCTCAAGGCAGGTGTACAAAGTTCTTAAAGCGTAATGATTAAACATTTCATGATCATTAGGAACTGACCAAAGGTTTGTTGCTACTAAAGAAGGTCGACAGGTATCACTGAAAAACAATGATTGACCTAATTACTAGCTGAAGAGTTTTACTTGAGATAGATTCCTCAGGGTTTTCTGAGGATTCAGCTGCGTAGCATGGGCCATCCTGCCTCAGTACGGCAGGGAGATAATGGAAACAAGTCCCAAAAGgttttttatccccgcgtctgGAAAAAGGTCAGCCAGGGTGGACTGAGGCTCGGCTAGACGAGACAGGCGAGTGTCTAGCAGAACACAGGCTGTGACTGACCAACGCCGCACGCTAAGGGTGCTAACGTGGCGTGGCTAAACACTGGGGAGCGTTGGATGGAGACAGGAAGTGGTGTCTGTAGAGAGTTTCTGGGTGTGAGGGGTGAAGCCCAGCCATGTCAAGGATGTGGCGGTTGGTGCCTCGGCAATTATCTCCAGGAATTAGTAAATAAAAGAACTGGCTCTTCATTATCTCCAGGTATTTAGTCATTGACAGATCAGTTATTTTTTGCACATCTCGCCCTAAAGTGAGGTGACCAGCTCGGTTTCAAACAATAAATATAAGAATGGTGATCGAACATTCATCGGTTAATATCCAGTATGAACGACTATGTAATTCCTGTATTCCAAGGAAGTTGGTGGGTGGGGCATGTGaactaaaatgtatttttttaatacaattgCAGAGTAGCAGGTAAAGCAAACGATAGGTTAATTCCGGGCAGGAAGTTAGGGGGTTGGTACGGGCTCTGCTTCACCTCTCCCAGCAGTGCCGTGGTCGTCGTGGTCGCTCTTGGAGGCCTTGTAATAGGTAATCCCCCGAATCACCCCGGGCTGGTGTCCTAGCACCTTCTCCTTGGAGCCGGGGTCTGGCTTGGTGGGTTTGGCCGGCTTTGACAGCTCTTTCTTGGGCTTCACCGGCTTCTCTTTGGCTGCTTTAGGACTAGCCGACTTTTTGGGACTGGCCTTTCCATCCTTGATCTTCTCTTCAGCCGTTCCCTGAGGAAATATGGGATTTATTATTATCCAGATATCAGATGTTTGATTCAGAACAGCATTCATAAGTTATTTGCCAAGAAGTGGAAACAGAGTTGTATTCTTCATTAATAACACTCGACCAGAATGAAATAGTTTACAGAGAAAAAATTCCCTGAATGGATTCAGGGATGGGATTTTAATTCTTGAGAAACTCCTCATTCAGATATGTTTTAATGGTGTAAATAGCTGTGGAAGAAAAGTGTCAGTGCAGGTTTATGTAAGACAAAGTTGTCAGAAAATAGAAGATTAGTAATGGGTGAATCCATCAAGACTGTGGGCTAGTCTGTTTAGCCAACACATTAAACGAGACATCAACACATGGCAGTTAGGCAGTTATTGTGGGCTTCCCAGGATGGGTATTGGGTGGGATAAAATACCTGCTCCCTGTTCTCCGTGGAGTCCTTCTGTAGGAGCTGCAGTCCCAGGCTGGAGATATCCTTCTTGATGCTGATCATGACGTTGGAGTAGTTCTCGTACCGCTTGAACTGATTGGTCAGAGTCACCATGCTGTCACGGACAAAGTCGTTGTCTCGTGTCAGGTTTGTCTTGATGGTCTGCGAAACAGCGTGTCACAAAAAGCACATATATGAAGGATGCATTATGGTTACATGAGTTAGAATTTTTTTCATACAGACATGTGTGGGTAAGAACATGATGaacaacagaaaataaaaaaaataataagtaaTGAGAAAGACTGTGGTTTATATGttgccgtttttcaaaatattcaaaatacattatttatttattcctgaCTGAACTTAGTTATTCTTCTTGTCACTCTTCTTACCTCCTCCAGGGTGTTCATCTGGGTCACCACCTTGTTGATGTAGGAGTGGACCTTCAACATGTCCATGCTGTACAGAGTTCCTTCCAGCACGTCAATCATCGTCTGGAGCTGAGCATACCATGAGCACAACAAGAAGAGCACGTTCAATGTTCACACGCACATTCagaatactttattaatccccaaCGAATGGTTGGTGGATGAGTGGGTTTTTGTAATAATTCCTCTGCTCggataaattataaaaaaaatcataagagagaatagaaaatagaaaatctgttaatataaacacaaaaaggATTAAACATGTGAATCCGTACGTTTGAAAAATGTACAGCAAACATGAACGTACAGACAAATTGGTGTAAATGTAAAGTCCCTCAAACGCTCATCGACCCAACGCTGGCATTAATTCCAATCCTCACGCACTTATTTTGATGAACAGTATTGACCCCCATCCGCTGCTCTGCAAGGCAGACCCTTATTAAATTAACGGTTGAAAGAACTATACCAGCACCCCCATCTCCAACATCTACCCTTAACTCTATAAAGCACTGAACattttacctgtctgtctgtctgtctgtctgtctgtctctctctctctctctctctctccctccctccctccttccttctccctccttccttctctctctctctctctctctctctctctctctctctctctctctctctctctctctctctctctctctctctctctctctctctctctctctctctctctctctctctctctctcacacacacactttctcacacactctctatctatctacacTCTTGGTTGAGGTGTCTTCTATTGGGTTCATTTATGAAATGAAAGGTTTCTCTGTAGTCTGGTCAAACATCTGGATGTACTTTGGGGCTTATCGCGTGGAACACAGTGTTCCTCCTAATGTCCACGTAAAGATAGGGAGGAGGCTCAGTATCCACCCCGAGAATCCATTGGAAACACAAATTTGCCATGGTTAGATACAGCTTTGCTTTCACCACTTACTATTTACTATTTGTAAATAGTAAATATTTACTTTGATCCAAACATAAATCTGATAGATGTCGTTAAGGGGCAGGTCCCCCTACAGGTAGAGATTGTTTCTctgaaccaagaacctttcagCTTAGGAgttaaacacacataaaccacTTACTATCCAGCCCCACTTATTGTGGCTAGGTCTTCCATCACTACCCTGAAGTCCTGCCTCTATGTCTTCCTGTACTAATGTAGTTAAGCACTTAGCGCAAGATGGTTATTGATTgcaagggtcaaaggtcatgttTGAGAGGCTAATTAAGAGAAGTgtcggtgggtgtgtgtgcaagggGGATGGACGGATATAGGTTAATGGGTCCCtacaaataaattattatagATTACCAAATCCTATACCATTATCTTATGAGAAACCGTATTGGTAGTCCTATATTAGAGATAGTATTAGTATGCTCATATGTGGCTCATAAGTCCAATATAAGACGTGGTAGTAGTGTTGTTAGAAAACATAACAGACTATGACTATGATGAAGCCGGTGATGATAAAAAAGTCTTAGCATTAGTCTGTAGCATAGCCTCTAGCTTCAGGGGCATTCTTCCCTAGGCATTAGCATGTGTTAGTAAAGTGAAAGCATCATAACCTGATCAACATCGAGCCTAGGGATCAATAACGGATCAATAATGAGTCAATGTTTCATTCTGACAAAAAGGCAACAACCAGATGTTTAGGCAACCAGCTGGGGAGTTTGCCAGACAACCTGCTATTACTAAATAACTGCTAGAAGGCATAGAAGGTCGGATTTTGTTGTGTCGACTCGTTAACCTTGTCAAGCACTTTGTTTTTTGgccaataataatataaaggaAAGTTTGAGTGATTTGAAGATCGGAATAGATACACTTTTCACAATATAATTGACCGAAAGTTCAGTGAACCAAGATTCAGCTCATTTAGATACACCTCATACAGGAGTAGCTAGGGATATTATATAAAAGCCTTAAGGTAGGTTGTAGGTTGAAATTTAATATTTCCACTTCCTAACCCtatccgaagcgacttacaatgagcTCCGATGTAacctgtcattaaggagcaggtagggggtagcAAAACCTTTtagctccccctcctcccctctcaccttGAGGAGCTCCGGGGCCTGTTTCTTCAGCTTCTCCATCTTCCACTCGTTCTCGCAGGGGTTGAGCGAGGAGGGCGGGGCCGTGCAGGAGCACTTGCAGTCGGACCCGGAGCTGACCGTCTCCACGGTGTAGAAGTCCTCCACGCGCGCTCTGCCTGTCTTCAGCCGCTGGCAGGCGTCCCGGGTCAACGGACGCATGATGCACTTGCAGCGGCAGTCGGAGCCCTCCGACGTCATACGCACCTGATCAGAGTCCCCGAAGATCTGggtggagagcaagagagggggagaggggggagggagggagagagagagagagagagagagagagagagagagagagagagagagagagagagagagagagagagagagagagagagagagagagagagagagagaatgctttGTTATGTTTCAATTTAacattttatcattttatttgtatgtagtggagtggaggagtgagagaagggggggaggataGGAGgtaaggggacagagagagtaggagagaaggagattgagctagggagtgagagaggacggGACAAAGATGGGGCataagagagagtaagagagaagaaaggataAATAGAAGAAAAGATAGACTCAAAAGAGATAGAAAATAGGGTGTTGAGGCATACTGGCGTGGATTCAGAGTGTGTCTTTGATACAATCGTACACATGTGGTTCCTTCAGTGATTAAACATTTATAGTTTTGCACTGTAGTTTGTGTCTGAGCTATAACATCTTGCTATTCTTCTCTCCATTCAACCCTTCAATACATCCTTGGCCCTTTCATACCCAATGCAAACAGTTGGCCACTAATACCAGAGagcagggccgtagcaccaaatcctgggcccctagactatagctactgatgggcccccctgcgccagtttgttgacggggggggggggtccggagcgattgttgacggggggggggggggggatagtccggagcgattgttgacggggggggggggggggggggttcggaacgattgttgacgggggggggacgacgacgactgACCAAGGGGTAAaaaaatttattatttttttttggtcttgggccccccctctgccttgggcccccccacaactgtcccctttgtccccgcAGTCCTACGGCCCTGCCAGAGAGCATAGAAAAACAAGCCTGTTGACCGTCTATTTTTGTGTAAATTGGTGGTCACTGTGTACAGAAGCCATGAGGAGACCACCATGAGTAGAGCAGTTGTAGTGAACATATGTTTCACCGACTCCTCCAGATTATCACTGCAAAAGCCTGAGCATGAAGCATGAAGCCCGATGGGTATTGCACCAACAACTAGATCAAAAGAGATTGATGACAAGTTTAATCACCGCAATAAAACAGACCTTTTTAATGCTTGTAGAATACCATTGCTTGGAAAAGTGTCAGAAAATGACAACTTAATTTCAAGATCAGTTTATGTGGTGGTTGGATTGTTTTGTTAACAGTACTACCTCACAAATAACCACATTTTTATATCCTGAAACAATGTTTTGCTAGTCTTACAAACCAGTATTGGCAGAAAGGCTTGAATCTGGGTAAACAGGGTGTTTCACATATTACTCATACTGTTAAGACCAATCATGTTTCTGGAAGCGTGTCAATGGCAAACAAGATCACAGCCAGCAGTAGTAAGCCGTAAAAAGAAATCTCGagaaaggtttcaaatcaatacCATGTGGACTGGCCAGTGTAGAAATACACTTCTTAAAATCCCCTTCCGAAAGCTTCTCACACTCGCGCAAATGAGTTTCCTTCGGCAGATTATGTCCTGGTAACGAAACAGGAAAGTACGCGTGATTCTGCCCCTTTGCAGTTCTTGGCTTCCTGCCTAGTCTATGTGCCTTCTCCCCCAATACATTGTCATAATATAGTTGACTACTTGATACAAGATTACGTACCTGCAACTCTATGTTTCCCCAGTTCACTGGACCAGCCCCACTTCTCATCAGTCGACAGCTACATTGAGTTGCAATTAGTGAACGTGCATCATGTTCCTCCGTTTCTACATTCTCAGATACGCTGCCATCATAGTCAGAGGAAGGCGATCCACCAGCCGTGTATCCAATGGCTCTGATCCAGGTAACAAAAAAACAGTGAGCCTCAACTCACCACTTGTACTCATCAATTATTTGGACACTGATTGTACAAGTCTTCCACCgttcttaaaaaaacaaacggtAAGTGAACGTGTCCCAGGCCAGACACGAGTGATGGTGCAATGAGTCAATTTCAGCGCAGAGAGATTTTCGGGTGGTGTTCAGGGGTGGTGGGAATGGAGGGAGGGGTTCAAGTTGGGGGGGAAGGTGTAGGTAGGGAGGTGTTCTGGGAGAAGGGAGCTGTTCAGGGTGGAGGCATCGAAGGGAGGTGTTCAAGCCAAGGTGGAGGCGTCGGAGGGAGGTGTTCGATAGCATGAAGGTGGGGAGAGGTGTTCAGGGTGGAGGCTTCAGACAtgtcatctctctctttttatatcCCCAGGGCCTGTACCGGTgaaccaggggcctcaaccGGGGGCCCACATGTGGTAGCATTCAGGCTGTCAGAGGAATGCATCTTCCCAGAGATACATCAAGGAGCCCGGCCGCTgcctctgtcctcctgtctgacaGCAGCTCCCTGAACACTCTGTCGGAACTGATGTAACGTCTCAAACAGCACATGTACAGCCCTGCTGCTAGGGACACTGCAGTTAGTGTTATAGAGAGACCTACTGTTTACATCCCAGGTCAAGGAAGAGATACTGCAGCATGAAACAGAGCTTTCTCTCGGGTGGAGGTCACTGAACCACAGTACATCCCGGGTGAAGTGTGAAGGTTGTTTGGATGGATAGCATCAGGAGGAAAGTAGACAGTTACTGTCTGCCTCTCATCCTGTGGTACTCAACCTTGGCATTACGTAATATGCATAAGAGGTTGTGGGATAGTGCTGACATATAATAatgcacatat comes from the Gadus chalcogrammus isolate NIFS_2021 chromosome 6, NIFS_Gcha_1.0, whole genome shotgun sequence genome and includes:
- the LOC130383733 gene encoding olfactomedin-like protein 2A, yielding MWRYTTLLACLLVVLNDVHAQSKIFGDSDQVRMTSEGSDCRCKCIMRPLTRDACQRLKTGRARVEDFYTVETVSSGSDCKCSCTAPPSSLNPCENEWKMEKLKKQAPELLKLQTMIDVLEGTLYSMDMLKVHSYINKVVTQMNTLEETIKTNLTRDNDFVRDSMVTLTNQFKRYENYSNVMISIKKDISSLGLQLLQKDSTENREQGTAEEKIKDGKASPKKSASPKAAKEKPVKPKKELSKPAKPTKPDPGSKEKVLGHQPGVIRGITYYKASKSDHDDHGTAGRDHSAKTHNVHQIKGSQSEEMETELVLENLEMNTAPPEDSDEDPTTPFTTTASTTTTTTRKTTTSTTTTMVPTSSTPRIERPAPTIVLTLDNSDNNSQPLLHRAGKIMECEGTLQSIEAPVKQHSYGRNEGAWMKDPLAKVSKIYVTNYYYGNNLIEFRNLENFKQGRWSNLYKLPYNWIGTGHVVYNGAFYYNRAFTKNIIKYDLRMRYVSAWTLLHDVVYEDTTPWKWRGHSDIDFAVDESGLWVIYPAMDYDYYQHEVIMISRLDPGDLSVKKETTWRTGLKRNSYGNCFIICGVLYAVDTYNQKNGEVSYAYDTHTSTEAVPHLPFVNEYAYTTQIDYNPKERLLYAWDNGHQLTYRVAFVDE